Genomic window (Candidatus Bathyarchaeota archaeon):
CGGTTTGTCCTGCCTTACTGATTGTAGCCGCTGAATCCTGTGTGGCATCTTTGGATTCGATGAGCACGGTTACCTCATGGACAGGCATGCCGACGCGGGTAAGTTTATGTCGGTAATCTTCATAACCCTTCTCAACCAAAATCCCATTCACAACTTCTCTAATCAACGAAGCAGTAAGATACTTTGTTTTTGACTTCATGAGGCGTTTCTCAGCTTCTTTAGCCGCTTTCTGTGCCAGTTCAGCGGGAACTTTTGCCTCTCTAATCAGTGAATTAGCGATTTTATTGGCATCAAACTCTTCGAGCGTTAAATGGGACGTGCGGACAACCATGCCCCTTGGCTTAACCGCTTTCTTTTCCACGCGGTCAGCAACGTCAAGCACCATTTTGCCAAGGTCCGTTAGAAAATATTTTTTTGCGTCCACATCTGCCTCAACCAAATCCGCCTTCAGCAGGAATTTGAGATGATAAGCGAACCTGCCTGCGTCTCGGCTTGGGTTCATTTTAAGTTGATTCATCAGTTCAGTGTAGGAGAGGGCGCTTTTGTCAAAGAGCAAGTTTAAAATTTGCAGCCTGAGGGGTGAAGAAACAGCTTTAAGCACTTTTACTCCTCGTGTACGATGCGGCGGATTAACCATGCTACCCCTTCTTCCTTAGCCCTTCAAATTTGGCGCTCTACTTATTATTCAACGGTTGACTTTAAACTTAACGAAGGATTTTTTATGGCAAACTTTTGTTGAACAAATCTGAAAATTGCGCTTGAAAACGAAAAAGATTGGTAGATTAAAGTAAGCAACCATTTCATAATGAATAAATTAACAACTTGCAATCAACTTCTGTTGGTATTGTAAAAAATTACCATTCGTTTGTTATACTTTTGTGTTCAAAAATACTTAATTCATAATGAGGGCATAAACTATGTGAAGGCTCTTTTTACGTTTTTTCGGGTGGCAATACGCTTGAAAATTGTTAAGGAAGAAAATAAAGCCGTCGTGGAAACAAGCGGAAGGGGTGCTCAGCCTATACGGAAAATTATTGGTTGGTTGAAATGCGCTTTGAGGCAGAATTCGTATGAGAATAAGGATGAGTATAAACGGCTTTTTCTTGCGGCAGATATTTCGCAGGCTAAAATCGTTATTGTTCTATTTGCAGCGATAATAGTGCTTTTTATTTTAAGTGATTACATGTTTTTTAATTTGTCAGTGGTATTCTACGAGTTGGTGGCCTTAAGGCTGGTTTTGCTTGCATATTGTGTTTGGCAGTTTATGTTCATCGGTAAAGTAGAGAATTACTGCTCCTACGACAGGTCAACTCTCCTTTACTTACTCACAATTTCGGTTGGAATATTAATCGTAAATTCTACGCGCCCTGAAAATTTTCTTCCACACATAATTGTTATTGACACTGCCGTCTTTGTCTACTATCTTGTTATCCCAAACCGATTCATCTACCAAGCAATACCAGCGTTAGTTTTCACTTTAGGAGAGGTCGCAATCCTCATGCTAACTTTTGAGGTATTCGAGATGCCAGCACTTTTCATAGCCCTTCTAAGCCTAGCGTTTACCAATGTCGTCGGTGCATTGGGCGCCCTCCAACTTCACTCATATCGGCGAAGAATTCTTGAAAATGTAACAGAACGCAAAGAAACTGAACGTCTTGCGGCAATTGGGCAGACCGCAAGCATGATTGGGCACGATATAAGAAATCCTCTGCAAGCGATTGTTAGCGAATTATATCTAGCAAAAGACGTCATCACCAGTGGTTCTCACCCTGAGGAGGAAAAAAAGCCAGCGCTAGAGAGCATAAACATCATCCAAGAGCAAACTGATTATATTAGCAAGATAGTATCGGACCTGCAAGACTACGCTAGGCCGATAACACCAGAATTTTCCAATGTTGATTTATCCGAATTAATTGTCAGTGTGTTTCAAACAATTAGTCTCCCCGATGAAATTGTGTTAAAAATAGATGTGAAAGGGTTTCCGAAAATAGAAACCGACCCAACCTTGATAAGACGCGCCCTGACCAACCTAATCAACAACGCCATCCAAGCAATGCCTGACGGTGGCACACTGGGATTAACAGCGGTAAAAACAAAGGAATACATCATCATTAAAATTTCTGACACAGGCAAAGGCATACCTGAAGAAATCAAACCAAAACTATTCACGCCACTGGTGACCTCCAAGGCTAAAGGTCAAGGGCTAGGACTAGCAGTCGTTAAACGGCTAGTTGAAGCATTGGGCGGCTCAATAACGTTTGAAAGCCAACTTGACAAGGGAACAACATTCACCATCCGCTTACCTGTCAAAGATTAGCGTGCCGAAACAGTTGTTTGTCATGCCTTCAGGGTTCGGCAAAGAAATTCTTTATTAAGTTAGAGTGTTGACAATAGTTAGTTTACTCGGGGCTAAACAAATGAAAGCATTCATAATCCAGTTTCCCTTCGGCGTAGTAGCCTTCAATGAAAAAAACAACCTAGTCGAGAAGGCGCTGTTTCCAAAAAAGCCACAAGCAGCGGCAAAAAACCTGCTAAAGACCGAGACGGGAAAGCTATCAGACCAAGTTTCTTCACTCATCACCCTGTTAAAGAATGTAGATTATGACACGTTTGTTTTTGAAACAGCCAGTTTAGCAGAGGAAGCCCAACGGAAACTAAAGGTCCACGTTGAGGTAGCTAAGCCTGCGGAAGCAGCAGTTTTGCACTCGCATATGGGGGAAATCGCGCTTGAAAGCGGCTTCGTCAAAGACGAGCAAGAGCTGAACCTTTGGAACCGCAATGTCAGCATGGAACTTGCGAAATTAAGGATTAAAGGTGCAACTGCTAAGCGTGACTTAATCGTTGCTCAAGGCATCCAAACACTCGACAGTTTAGACCAAACCGTAAACCTGTTCATGGGCAGACTACGCGAGTGGTATGGCGTTTATTTCCCAGAGCTTGACCGTCTCATTGAAAAACATGAAACCTACGCGAGGCTCGTCATAAACCTCGGAGCCAAAGAAAACTACACCGCTGAAGCGCTGGAAAAAGAAAATATTCCCAAAGAGCGAGCCCAGCTTGTAGCCAAAGCGGCTGAATCATCCATGGGCGCAGACATCGCTGAGACTGACATAGAACAAATACAAGCCTTAGCCAAAGACGTGCTTGAATTCTATAACCTGCGCAAAAGCATGGAAGACTATGTTGATAAAACTATGGAGGAAATGGCACCGAATGTGCGTGCTGTTGCAGGAGCACTTTTGGGTGCACGCTTAATTGCCATTGCAGGTAGCCTCCAGAATTTGGCTATGCGACCAGCCAGCACAATACAAGTTTTAGGCGCAGAAAAAGCACTTTTCCGCTCACTAAAAACAGGTGCGCGTCCACCAAAACACGGCTTGATATTCCAGCACACGCTGTTGCATGATGCAAAACGCTGGCAGAGAGGAAAAATCGCCCGAGTTATCGCGGGGAAACTCGCCATAGCCGCCCGAGCAGACGCGTTTGGAGGAGGCCACTACATTGGAGAAGAACTCAAAGCAGACATAAACAAGCGCATCGAAGAAATCCGCGAAAAATACAAGGAGCCGCCGCCACCAAAAGAACCCAAATCAAAACCAGTGTTTGAACGGCGAGAAGAACGACCTCAAAGACGCGAAAACTTCCGAGAAGGCGAACGAGGCGGATTCAGGGAAAGACCACGGCACGAAGGGCCTCCAAGAGGCGGAAAGCGCAGGCGTAAACAGTGGAGAGACAAGCGTGCCCGTCAAGGTTAAACCACACCCTAAGTTTAAAGAAATCTACCAAGTCACCTTAGAAGATGGCGCGCAAAGGTTAGGCACAAAAAACCTCACGCCAGGCTTAAACGTGTATGGCGAACGGCTCGTCAAGTTCAAGGGTGTTGAGTACCGTGTGTGGGATGCTTTTCGTAGTAAGCTTGCAGGCGCAATAATCAAGGGCTTGAAAAACGTTCCCATTGAACCAGGCTACAGAGTGCTATATTTGGGTGCGGCTTCAGGCACAACACCCAGCCACGTTTCAGACATTGTGGGTGACACGGGTCACGTGTACTGTGTCGAGTTTGCTCAGCGGTCACTCCGAGACTTAGTGAATAATGTTGCCGCTTACCGAACCAACATTTCACCGATTTTAGACGACGCAAGAATGCCAGAAAGGTACGCCATGTTCATCTCAAGCAAAGTAGACACAATTTATTGTGACGTTGCCCAACCAGAACAAGCAAAGTTGCTGGCGGACAACGCTGACTTTTTCCTCAAGCCAGAAGGGTGGGTTATGTTGGCATGCAAGTCGCAGAGCATCGATGTCACTATGGCTCCAGACGCGGTTTACCAGCATGAAGCCCGAGTTTTAAGGAAGAGGGGCTTTGATGTTAAAGAAATCGTGGTGTTGGACCCGTTCGATAAAGCGCACGCCATGATTGTGGCTCAGCGACAATAAATTATGTTCCACCGACTATTTGCTCTTCACATAAGTGTCTTGTCTTAAAAATATAATTATCAGTACGACTGCAACCGCCGTCAGTGCTGCTATTCCCACGTAAAGAATTACAGGTGTATTATTGGCGGCATACGGATTCGGTGTCGCTGTTGCTGTTGGCGTCGGAAGAGGTGTTGCAGTTGGCTGGGGCGTTATAATCGGGGTTGGTGTGGGTTTAGGTGTAGGTGCTGGTGTCGGCGTTGGGGTTGGAGAGGGCGTTGCTGTTGGGGTTGATGTTGGAGTAGGCGAAGGCGTAGGTGTTATAGGGATTGGTGTAGGAGTTGGGGTTGGATTAGGAGTCTGCGTTGGGTTCGCTAAGTTTACATATGTGGTGTATGCCTTTTTGGGGTTTGCGTTAATATCAAACAAGCCGAAAGTATCGCTTCCTCTATCATTTAGTTCATACCACGTGTAAGCTTTCACGTTTTGGGTACTCAGAAGAGTGAAGGATTGATTGAGGAAATTAACCTGTTCAGGCTCAAAGAGGTCAAGGTAGAATGATTGTTGCCCAATCTCTGTTATCCAAACATCCTTTCCAGTAATTTCACGATATGTAACGATGGAGTTTATGAATGCCCTTTGCGCCCTAGCAGAATATGCTCCCCAAGGGTAAGCGTGAAGGCTGATTGCATCGCAATAATCCATGCCTCCCAGCGAAACAACTTGTTTAGCGAAGTCAAAGCCTTGCTCAACTAAAGGCTCATTGCCAGAGTAGAGGTGTAATCCTCCAAAAGCGATTACTGTAGATTCTGGCGACGCTGACTTTATTATCATATAAGCCGCCTTCAGCATTTCGGAATATGTAGTGGCAGTGCCGTCAAAGTATCCGAGCCAATATTGAGCATCGGTGGGTTCATTCCAAATCTCCCACGTCTTCACTATGTCCCCGTATTGCTCAACTGCTGTTTTGACTGTTTGATTCCAGTCTTGTAAGGTGAATGAGTCGTTGAAGTTCATGGTGCGGTGCAGTAGTTTCCCGATTAAGGGTATGTTGTATTTTTTTGAAAGTTGGTAAATATTTTGCCAGTTGCTGTTAGGGTCATTTATTTCTACATCAGCGAGGATGGTAAAGCCGTCGGCTGCTATGGTTGCGGCTTGTGTTTCACTCATTTCGTGTGCTAATATGCCGTTTATCATGGGACATTTTCTCAAGTGCAAGTAGTCAATGTATGCCTTAGTGAGGTCCAGCAGATAAGACGGCGACACGTTCGCCGTGCTGTCGATGTGGGATTCAATTGCTGTTCGCTTTGCAAACTCGTTCCAAGATATAATCGTGATTATCTTGACATTACCTTGGCGTGCTTCATTTACTGCTCTGCTCCACTGCTGACCATATAATCCCTGTGTATAGTTTACGTCTACTTGCCAGCCATCTGCGTCATATCTTGGGCAAACGCTTATCTGGCCATCTCTGACTGAAACAGGCTGTGTTGACAGCGTTGGGTCTGGAACTTGATATTCCCAATCATCAAGGTCGCTGTGGCAACCGATTAGGCGCATGCTAAATCGAGGGTCTTGTGGGACGCCGTTTGCCGTTAGGTTTCTGCTGTGGTCGTCGTAGAAACCAATGGCAGGTTTGCTTTCCAAGAGAAAATAATTAGAGGAGTATTTTGACGCGTAAGTATCATAAAGGTAGTTGTAAATCATGGTAAAATTGTAGTTTCCAGTTGTGCTGTTGTAAGCTTCTGCCCAGCCATTGCCAAAAGGTTCCACCATCATGAAAAACTGTATACCCGTGTAGTTTGTAGTTATTTGATTGACGATTTGTTGGGTATTGTTGTCAGAA
Coding sequences:
- a CDS encoding ATP-binding protein, with protein sequence MKIVKEENKAVVETSGRGAQPIRKIIGWLKCALRQNSYENKDEYKRLFLAADISQAKIVIVLFAAIIVLFILSDYMFFNLSVVFYELVALRLVLLAYCVWQFMFIGKVENYCSYDRSTLLYLLTISVGILIVNSTRPENFLPHIIVIDTAVFVYYLVIPNRFIYQAIPALVFTLGEVAILMLTFEVFEMPALFIALLSLAFTNVVGALGALQLHSYRRRILENVTERKETERLAAIGQTASMIGHDIRNPLQAIVSELYLAKDVITSGSHPEEEKKPALESINIIQEQTDYISKIVSDLQDYARPITPEFSNVDLSELIVSVFQTISLPDEIVLKIDVKGFPKIETDPTLIRRALTNLINNAIQAMPDGGTLGLTAVKTKEYIIIKISDTGKGIPEEIKPKLFTPLVTSKAKGQGLGLAVVKRLVEALGGSITFESQLDKGTTFTIRLPVKD
- a CDS encoding glycosyl hydrolase gives rise to the protein MPDLKIKKILPVLVFFLLAQLFILPVFTSVRASAFDDVKVGIYYYPWYNGDWAVNHVNCVDTPILGTYDSSNTSVIMQHLDWFNQSGIDFIIFSWWGKGSASDNNTQQIVNQITTNYTGIQFFMMVEPFGNGWAEAYNSTTGNYNFTMIYNYLYDTYASKYSSNYFLLESKPAIGFYDDHSRNLTANGVPQDPRFSMRLIGCHSDLDDWEYQVPDPTLSTQPVSVRDGQISVCPRYDADGWQVDVNYTQGLYGQQWSRAVNEARQGNVKIITIISWNEFAKRTAIESHIDSTANVSPSYLLDLTKAYIDYLHLRKCPMINGILAHEMSETQAATIAADGFTILADVEINDPNSNWQNIYQLSKKYNIPLIGKLLHRTMNFNDSFTLQDWNQTVKTAVEQYGDIVKTWEIWNEPTDAQYWLGYFDGTATTYSEMLKAAYMIIKSASPESTVIAFGGLHLYSGNEPLVEQGFDFAKQVVSLGGMDYCDAISLHAYPWGAYSARAQRAFINSIVTYREITGKDVWITEIGQQSFYLDLFEPEQVNFLNQSFTLLSTQNVKAYTWYELNDRGSDTFGLFDINANPKKAYTTYVNLANPTQTPNPTPTPTPIPITPTPSPTPTSTPTATPSPTPTPTPAPTPKPTPTPIITPQPTATPLPTPTATATPNPYAANNTPVILYVGIAALTAVAVVLIIIFLRQDTYVKSK
- a CDS encoding C/D box methylation guide ribonucleoprotein complex aNOP56 subunit (functions along with aFIB and aL7a; guides 2'-O-methylation of ribose to specific sites in RNAs) — protein: MKAFIIQFPFGVVAFNEKNNLVEKALFPKKPQAAAKNLLKTETGKLSDQVSSLITLLKNVDYDTFVFETASLAEEAQRKLKVHVEVAKPAEAAVLHSHMGEIALESGFVKDEQELNLWNRNVSMELAKLRIKGATAKRDLIVAQGIQTLDSLDQTVNLFMGRLREWYGVYFPELDRLIEKHETYARLVINLGAKENYTAEALEKENIPKERAQLVAKAAESSMGADIAETDIEQIQALAKDVLEFYNLRKSMEDYVDKTMEEMAPNVRAVAGALLGARLIAIAGSLQNLAMRPASTIQVLGAEKALFRSLKTGARPPKHGLIFQHTLLHDAKRWQRGKIARVIAGKLAIAARADAFGGGHYIGEELKADINKRIEEIREKYKEPPPPKEPKSKPVFERREERPQRRENFREGERGGFRERPRHEGPPRGGKRRRKQWRDKRARQG
- a CDS encoding fibrillarin-like rRNA/tRNA 2'-O-methyltransferase; this encodes MPVKVKPHPKFKEIYQVTLEDGAQRLGTKNLTPGLNVYGERLVKFKGVEYRVWDAFRSKLAGAIIKGLKNVPIEPGYRVLYLGAASGTTPSHVSDIVGDTGHVYCVEFAQRSLRDLVNNVAAYRTNISPILDDARMPERYAMFISSKVDTIYCDVAQPEQAKLLADNADFFLKPEGWVMLACKSQSIDVTMAPDAVYQHEARVLRKRGFDVKEIVVLDPFDKAHAMIVAQRQ